The following are from one region of the Advenella mimigardefordensis DPN7 genome:
- the rbfA gene encoding 30S ribosome-binding factor RbfA, with amino-acid sequence MNRHKSSGANRNVRLAEQIQKDLAVLIQRELDISRSGLITLTGVDLSADYAHAKVWFTVLGAEPETAAALLNEKAGWLHSLLFKMLHIHTVPTLRFFHDDQLARGIEMTQLIDRANRPEDYPESVDPLPGNKDDHK; translated from the coding sequence ATGAACCGTCATAAGTCCTCCGGTGCAAACCGGAACGTCCGACTCGCCGAGCAGATCCAGAAAGATCTGGCAGTGCTGATCCAGCGTGAACTCGATATCTCGCGTTCGGGCCTGATTACGCTGACCGGCGTGGATTTGTCGGCCGATTATGCGCACGCCAAAGTATGGTTTACCGTACTTGGCGCCGAACCAGAGACGGCGGCTGCCCTGCTGAACGAGAAAGCGGGCTGGCTGCATTCCCTGTTATTCAAAATGTTGCATATCCATACTGTGCCAACGCTGCGTTTTTTTCATGACGATCAGCTGGCACGCGGTATTGAAATGACACAATTGATCGACCGTGCCAACCGGCCGGAAGACTATCCGGAAAGCGTTGATCCGCTACCGGGCAACAAAGACGATCACAAGTAA
- a CDS encoding carbohydrate ABC transporter permease — MKSPLPDNASGKSVSWEQARNRAFLSGLLPALAVLLVITLAPALALVVTSFTPLSLVDPEASFNFSDPLINFRQLMQDERFLGSVVTQCQLSVLTVAMQLVTGTGLALLLNGKSSILQYARSVFLIPMLIPPVVVALIWKIIYSPDISPMHRLFELSGWTIEALTTNPHTALLAIAVADTWQWFPFTLLMVLASLHMLPADPVEAAKMDGASRLQVLRYIVLPHIRPVLVVCGLFRLIDSFKAFPLIYILTDGGPGNVTEVSNYYGFTQAFNFSYWGYGSAIAVLILAGVFVLSLLVTRFPRSSHDTVKNT, encoded by the coding sequence ATGAAATCGCCGCTGCCTGACAATGCTTCGGGTAAGTCGGTTTCCTGGGAACAAGCACGCAACAGGGCATTTCTGTCTGGCCTGTTACCGGCGCTGGCCGTTCTGCTGGTGATTACACTGGCGCCCGCCCTTGCACTTGTCGTGACCAGCTTTACCCCATTAAGCCTGGTGGATCCGGAGGCTTCATTCAATTTTTCGGACCCATTGATCAATTTCCGTCAGCTCATGCAGGACGAGCGCTTCCTTGGATCCGTCGTAACCCAGTGTCAGCTCTCGGTTCTGACGGTTGCCATGCAACTGGTCACCGGTACAGGTCTGGCGTTACTGCTCAACGGTAAATCGTCGATTCTGCAGTATGCACGCAGCGTGTTTCTGATTCCCATGCTGATCCCGCCCGTCGTTGTCGCGCTGATCTGGAAGATCATCTATTCGCCGGATATCAGCCCTATGCACCGGCTGTTCGAGCTATCGGGATGGACGATAGAAGCACTCACCACCAACCCGCATACCGCGCTGTTGGCGATTGCGGTTGCCGACACATGGCAATGGTTTCCCTTTACGCTTTTGATGGTACTGGCCTCGCTGCATATGCTGCCAGCCGATCCGGTAGAGGCGGCGAAAATGGACGGAGCCAGCCGGCTGCAGGTGCTGCGATATATCGTGCTGCCGCATATCCGGCCGGTCCTTGTTGTCTGTGGTCTGTTTCGTCTGATAGACAGCTTTAAGGCTTTTCCGCTTATCTATATTTTGACCGATGGCGGCCCGGGGAACGTTACCGAGGTCAGTAACTATTATGGGTTCACCCAGGCGTTCAATTTTTCATATTGGGGCTACGGTAGTGCCATCGCCGTGCTTATTCTCGCCGGTGTATTCGTATTGAGTCTGCTTGTTACCCGGTTTCCCAGGAGCTCACATGACACAGTCAAAAACACTTGA
- a CDS encoding polyphosphate kinase 2 family protein, translated as MAELPNAGFSDQFRVTNGKKFSLKKCSTDPQAEPDKKDAEKKLQELVASIADLQNVLYADNRWSLLLIFQAMDAAGKDSTIKNLLSGVNPQGCEVYAFKRPSEEELSHDFLWRTTKCLPQRGNIGVFNRSYYEETLVVRVHPGILDGQHLPKACRTENIWDERFEDIRHFEKHMDRSGTKVLKFFLHISLDEQKKRFLERLDNPAKNWKFESADLEERKFWKEYMVAYEETIKNTASDAAPWYVIPGNDKPYARLAVADAVLQTLQSLDLTYPKLEKDEQKNLAGYKTQLEQEQKKQSD; from the coding sequence ATGGCTGAACTGCCGAACGCCGGTTTCTCTGATCAATTTCGCGTTACCAATGGAAAAAAATTCAGTCTGAAAAAATGCAGTACAGATCCGCAAGCGGAACCTGACAAAAAGGATGCAGAAAAAAAACTGCAGGAATTGGTAGCGAGCATTGCTGATTTACAGAATGTGCTTTATGCAGATAACCGCTGGTCACTGCTGTTGATTTTTCAGGCAATGGACGCAGCAGGCAAGGATTCAACCATCAAGAACCTGCTGTCCGGCGTTAACCCACAGGGTTGTGAAGTGTATGCATTCAAGCGCCCGTCGGAAGAGGAACTCAGCCATGACTTTCTGTGGCGCACCACTAAATGCCTGCCTCAGCGCGGCAATATCGGTGTTTTCAATCGATCCTATTATGAGGAAACACTGGTGGTGCGTGTTCACCCCGGCATTCTTGATGGCCAGCATCTGCCCAAAGCGTGCCGGACCGAAAATATATGGGATGAACGGTTTGAAGATATCCGTCATTTCGAAAAACATATGGACCGTAGTGGCACCAAGGTGCTGAAATTTTTCCTGCATATTTCCCTGGACGAACAGAAGAAGCGTTTTCTGGAGCGACTGGACAATCCGGCAAAAAACTGGAAATTTGAAAGCGCCGATCTGGAAGAGCGCAAATTCTGGAAAGAGTATATGGTCGCTTACGAGGAAACCATTAAAAACACGGCCAGCGATGCAGCACCCTGGTATGTCATTCCAGGTAACGATAAACCTTATGCACGACTCGCGGTAGCCGACGCAGTACTGCAGACACTGCAGTCGCTGGATCTGACGTATCCGAAACTGGAAAAGGATGAGCAGAAAAATCTGGCTGGATATAAAACGCAATTGGAGCAAGAGCAAAAAAAGCAGAGCGACTGA
- a CDS encoding ABC transporter ATP-binding protein: MSAIQLQNLIKHYDSREVLHGIDLDVEDGEFVALVGPSGCGKSTLLRTIAGLESLSGGTITLGRRVLNDVAPKDRDMAMVFQNYALYPHLTVRDNLGFALKIKGVDRQTRYAQVTQVAATLGLEQQLDRYPRHLSGGQRQRVAMGRAIVRRPAAFLFDEPLSNLDAKLRIQMRTEIKALHQKLRTTTIYVTHDQVEAMTMADRIVVLRDGRIEQIGTPLQLYDRPINAFVAGFIGSPSMNLIRGHLHIDDTVSYVRTDEGFELPIQNMSANARQAQPVIYGIRPEHVRIVPEADLNAQVVVVEPTGSETHVAAKLGNNDILISQRERFGQLVGSEISIAPLTEQAHLFDADTGQRLN, from the coding sequence ATGTCTGCTATTCAATTACAGAATCTGATTAAACACTATGACAGTCGCGAAGTCCTGCACGGCATTGATCTTGACGTAGAGGATGGAGAATTTGTCGCATTGGTGGGCCCGTCCGGTTGCGGCAAATCCACGTTGCTACGCACCATAGCGGGCCTGGAATCACTATCGGGTGGAACCATTACGCTGGGCCGGCGGGTACTGAACGACGTGGCGCCGAAGGATCGCGATATGGCGATGGTGTTTCAGAACTACGCGCTCTATCCCCATTTGACCGTGCGGGACAATCTGGGCTTTGCCCTTAAGATAAAAGGCGTTGATCGGCAGACACGATATGCCCAGGTCACTCAGGTTGCGGCAACACTGGGGCTGGAGCAGCAACTGGACCGCTATCCGCGCCACCTGTCGGGCGGGCAACGTCAGCGCGTTGCCATGGGACGGGCCATTGTGCGTCGCCCTGCCGCATTTCTGTTTGATGAGCCTCTGTCCAATCTGGATGCCAAACTACGCATACAAATGCGCACAGAGATCAAGGCGCTGCATCAGAAGCTGCGCACCACAACGATTTATGTCACCCATGATCAGGTCGAAGCAATGACCATGGCCGATCGCATTGTGGTATTGCGCGACGGGCGCATCGAACAGATCGGTACGCCGCTACAGTTATATGATCGTCCCATCAACGCGTTTGTTGCCGGGTTTATCGGATCGCCCTCCATGAATCTGATCCGCGGCCATCTGCATATAGATGACACGGTTTCGTATGTGCGGACTGATGAGGGATTTGAATTGCCCATACAGAATATGTCGGCCAATGCCCGACAGGCGCAGCCCGTTATTTATGGCATTCGGCCCGAACATGTGCGCATCGTCCCGGAAGCAGACCTTAACGCTCAGGTTGTCGTGGTTGAACCCACCGGCAGTGAAACGCATGTAGCGGCCAAACTGGGCAACAACGATATTCTTATTTCACAACGGGAACGATTTGGCCAGCTTGTGGGCAGCGAGATCTCAATTGCGCCGTTAACAGAACAGGCGCATCTGTTCGATGCCGACACGGGACAACGCTTAAACTGA
- the truB gene encoding tRNA pseudouridine(55) synthase TruB, translating into MARKRGQDIDGVLLLDKQFGYSSNQSLQRVRRMLDAKKGGHTGTLDPFATGLLICCFGKATKICGTMLDADKSYIATLKFGTETDSGDLTGTVVQQAQSVADLVTREKIDMVLPQFRGPILQIPPMHSALKRDGRPLYEYAREGIVLEREPRSVVIHDLQVQALDETSMVLAVDCSKGTYIRTLAQDIGRALGCFAHLTALRRTRVGPFDLAGATTIDQLEQMENRLTPLIPLNEIPDGLLPSKIRQKEDTL; encoded by the coding sequence ATGGCAAGAAAACGCGGGCAGGATATCGACGGGGTCCTTTTGCTGGACAAGCAGTTCGGATATTCCAGCAACCAGTCGCTGCAACGTGTTCGTCGCATGCTGGATGCAAAAAAAGGTGGACATACCGGTACCCTGGATCCGTTTGCGACCGGCCTGCTGATTTGCTGTTTTGGCAAGGCAACAAAAATTTGCGGGACGATGCTGGATGCAGACAAGTCCTACATTGCAACACTGAAGTTTGGTACGGAGACCGATTCAGGTGACCTGACGGGCACTGTTGTTCAGCAGGCACAGTCGGTCGCCGATTTGGTGACCCGTGAAAAAATCGACATGGTATTGCCACAATTTCGCGGTCCAATACTACAGATTCCGCCCATGCATTCGGCGCTCAAGCGTGATGGGCGCCCGCTATATGAATATGCCCGCGAGGGAATTGTGCTGGAAAGGGAGCCGCGCAGCGTGGTGATCCACGATCTGCAGGTGCAGGCACTGGACGAAACGTCGATGGTGCTGGCGGTCGATTGCAGCAAGGGAACCTATATCCGGACATTAGCTCAGGATATAGGTCGGGCGCTGGGCTGCTTCGCCCATCTGACCGCCCTGCGCAGAACGCGTGTCGGACCTTTCGATCTGGCCGGTGCAACAACGATAGACCAGCTCGAACAGATGGAAAACAGGCTGACACCCCTGATACCGCTCAACGAAATACCGGACGGCTTGCTGCCGTCCAAAATACGACAAAAGGAAGATACATTATGA
- a CDS encoding carbohydrate ABC transporter permease, with protein sequence MTQSKTLEPLEPYRPALAEQRFTASGPRYWAQGLTTCAQVLRRHARAITAVILMIVIMLPVIWTIHLAFKPALDIFDTALGFVPTLENFQSLLADGSFLIALGNSLLVSLLSTFFSMLLGVPAAYVLTRWRFKARKQIALWILVTRMAPPIAFTIPFFLAFRWLGLQDTLAGLALIYMTFNLAIVIWLMQSFFASVPASLEEAAWLDGCGVWSAFWRITLPLSAPGLASTAILCFIFAWSDFFYALVLTRTQAVTATVAIVNFLQYEGWEWGKISAAGTLVMLPVLLFMVVIRRYLVHGLTAGGIKD encoded by the coding sequence ATGACACAGTCAAAAACACTTGAGCCACTTGAGCCATACAGGCCAGCGCTGGCGGAACAACGTTTTACTGCTTCGGGCCCGCGTTATTGGGCACAGGGCCTGACCACCTGCGCGCAAGTACTGCGTCGCCACGCCCGCGCAATCACAGCTGTGATTTTGATGATTGTCATTATGCTGCCTGTGATATGGACGATCCATCTGGCCTTCAAGCCTGCGCTGGACATTTTTGATACCGCACTGGGGTTTGTGCCCACGCTGGAGAACTTTCAAAGCCTGCTGGCCGATGGCAGCTTTTTGATTGCATTGGGCAACAGTCTGTTGGTAAGCCTGCTGTCAACCTTCTTTTCCATGTTATTGGGCGTACCCGCGGCTTACGTGCTGACCCGCTGGCGCTTCAAAGCGCGTAAACAGATCGCCTTGTGGATTCTGGTTACGCGCATGGCACCACCCATCGCATTTACCATCCCCTTCTTCCTCGCCTTCCGCTGGCTCGGACTGCAGGATACCCTTGCCGGCCTGGCACTGATCTATATGACGTTCAACCTGGCCATCGTGATCTGGCTGATGCAGTCATTTTTTGCTTCTGTTCCCGCCAGCCTGGAAGAGGCAGCATGGCTGGACGGCTGTGGTGTCTGGTCCGCGTTCTGGCGTATTACCCTGCCACTCTCGGCACCGGGCCTGGCCTCCACTGCGATCCTCTGTTTCATCTTCGCATGGAGTGATTTTTTCTATGCACTGGTGCTGACCCGGACGCAGGCTGTGACCGCGACGGTGGCCATTGTCAACTTCCTTCAGTATGAAGGCTGGGAATGGGGCAAGATCTCCGCCGCAGGCACCCTCGTCATGTTGCCTGTGCTGCTGTTTATGGTCGTTATTCGACGCTATCTGGTGCATGGCCTGACTGCCGGCGGCATCAAGGATTAA
- a CDS encoding lactate permease LctP family transporter yields the protein MWLQNYTAVGGSLAYTALLAVLPIVFFFLALTVLKLKGHIAGLLTLLIAILVAIFAYQMPATLAVASAIYGFAYGVWPISWIIITAVFLYKITVKTGQFEIIRASVTSLTADQRLQMLLVGFCFGAFLEGAAGFGAPVAITAALLVGLGFNPLYAAGLCLIANTAPVAFGAMGIPVIVAGTVSGLDPFHVGQIAGRQLPILSVIVPIWLVAMMDGMRGVRQTLPAVLVGGISFAVTQFLTSNFIGPELPDITSALVSLVCLSLFLKVWHPKEIFTFDGMRPYEPNREASGYTAAQIIRAWMPFVFLTIFVSLWTFDGVKSILKAGTFSFPVPMLHNAVGKVAPVVADTTPYEAMFKLDLLGATGSAILLAAILSVFFLKMKPGQAVKLFGETLYELRYPVLSIGAVLGFAFVANYSGLSTTLALVLASSGAAFPFFAPFLGWLGVFLTGSDTSSNALFASLQANTAHQIGVDPHLLVAVNTTGGVTGKMISPQSIAVASAAVGLTGRESELFRFTVRHSIVFCTFVGVLTLLMAYVFPWTLHLFE from the coding sequence ATGTGGTTACAGAATTACACAGCCGTGGGCGGCAGCCTTGCCTACACCGCCTTGCTGGCTGTTCTACCTATCGTTTTCTTTTTTCTTGCGCTCACCGTTCTAAAACTCAAGGGTCACATCGCCGGACTGTTAACCCTGCTGATTGCTATTCTCGTGGCGATTTTTGCTTATCAAATGCCGGCCACGCTGGCCGTCGCATCAGCGATTTACGGCTTTGCCTATGGCGTCTGGCCGATTTCATGGATTATTATCACAGCTGTGTTTCTGTACAAGATCACGGTCAAAACCGGTCAATTTGAAATTATCCGGGCATCCGTTACATCGCTCACAGCCGATCAACGCCTGCAAATGCTTCTCGTGGGTTTCTGCTTTGGCGCCTTTCTGGAAGGTGCAGCGGGTTTTGGTGCACCCGTTGCCATCACTGCCGCTCTGCTGGTTGGTCTGGGCTTTAACCCGCTTTATGCGGCGGGCCTGTGCCTGATTGCCAATACCGCGCCGGTGGCTTTTGGTGCCATGGGGATTCCGGTTATTGTAGCCGGTACGGTATCGGGCCTGGACCCCTTCCATGTGGGGCAGATTGCGGGACGTCAATTGCCGATTCTGTCCGTGATTGTGCCGATCTGGCTGGTTGCCATGATGGATGGCATGCGTGGCGTACGGCAGACGCTTCCTGCCGTGCTGGTGGGGGGGATTTCATTTGCCGTTACGCAATTTCTGACCTCCAATTTCATCGGCCCGGAATTGCCTGATATTACCTCGGCATTGGTAAGTCTGGTCTGCCTGTCGCTGTTTTTGAAGGTATGGCATCCTAAGGAAATATTCACGTTCGACGGCATGCGTCCCTACGAACCTAACCGGGAGGCATCGGGCTATACCGCAGCACAAATTATCCGCGCCTGGATGCCCTTTGTTTTTCTGACTATTTTTGTATCACTGTGGACATTCGACGGCGTCAAAAGCATATTGAAAGCGGGCACATTCTCCTTTCCCGTTCCGATGCTGCATAATGCTGTCGGGAAGGTCGCACCGGTGGTCGCCGATACGACGCCTTACGAAGCGATGTTCAAGCTCGACCTGCTGGGCGCAACCGGCAGTGCTATTTTGCTTGCCGCGATTCTTTCCGTTTTCTTCCTGAAAATGAAACCCGGACAGGCGGTTAAGCTGTTTGGTGAAACGCTGTATGAATTGCGTTATCCGGTCCTGTCTATCGGTGCTGTTCTGGGCTTTGCTTTTGTTGCCAATTATTCAGGCCTGTCAACAACGCTTGCCCTGGTACTGGCCAGTTCCGGCGCTGCATTTCCGTTCTTCGCGCCGTTCCTTGGCTGGCTGGGTGTTTTCCTTACCGGTTCAGATACGTCTTCCAATGCCTTGTTTGCTTCGCTGCAGGCGAACACCGCGCATCAGATTGGCGTCGATCCGCATCTGCTGGTTGCTGTGAATACCACCGGGGGTGTTACCGGAAAGATGATTTCTCCACAATCCATCGCTGTGGCCAGTGCGGCAGTAGGTCTGACCGGACGCGAGTCGGAACTGTTTCGCTTTACCGTCCGGCACAGTATTGTGTTTTGCACGTTTGTAGGAGTGCTCACACTGCTGATGGCCTATGTGTTTCCCTGGACACTGCATCTGTTCGAATGA
- a CDS encoding ABC transporter substrate-binding protein, with the protein MNNNPHTYRRNRRSALRKMAAAGLSLSLPHWAIASGKKPLDGVTLNVSTFSAAYPILLRQWIGEFEALTGAKINFDTPSFPVYNQRTDLELSTKGSAYDVVNVTFIYSSRWINSGWLTPLDDYIADPNHTPADWDINDFVKGARDAETGRDGKLYGVPWTSEALLHVSSRFDLVREAGLDFPDTTDDLVKVLRAVNKKDKVAGFVADNHYGWTFVPYLHAFGADVFRHVPDDLMPTLTTPEAVAAVEYYAGLIREFGPNGAVSYTPDQVTLALKQGRVNFSDLGQLNLAQLGDPASSRTVHTVKFGLAPKGPAGRFPGTSVHGLGIPAGSKNKEAAWAFIQWALSKETTAKAIAAGYGSPARLSDIKSETFRKRQLINGSDLAQLALDSIEMASASGHMKYRTVSVYPQIDQQINKVIPLVVTGQLSARQALEQAQTQSVAQLRRSGIKLS; encoded by the coding sequence ATGAACAATAATCCCCATACCTATCGCCGCAACAGACGCAGCGCATTGCGCAAAATGGCGGCAGCCGGACTGTCGCTATCCCTGCCGCACTGGGCGATCGCTTCCGGCAAAAAGCCGCTGGACGGCGTGACGCTGAATGTATCCACCTTCAGTGCTGCATACCCTATTTTATTGCGCCAGTGGATTGGCGAATTTGAAGCGCTGACCGGCGCAAAGATCAATTTTGACACCCCGTCTTTTCCGGTCTATAACCAGCGCACCGATCTCGAACTATCGACCAAAGGATCGGCTTATGACGTTGTCAACGTCACGTTTATTTATTCCAGCAGGTGGATTAACTCAGGCTGGTTAACCCCGCTGGACGACTATATCGCCGATCCCAATCACACCCCCGCCGATTGGGATATCAATGATTTTGTCAAAGGCGCACGTGATGCAGAAACCGGCAGGGACGGCAAACTGTATGGCGTGCCATGGACCTCGGAAGCGCTGCTGCATGTGTCTTCACGCTTCGATCTGGTCCGGGAAGCAGGTCTGGATTTTCCAGACACGACTGATGATCTGGTCAAGGTGCTGCGGGCGGTCAACAAGAAAGACAAAGTCGCCGGCTTTGTGGCGGACAATCATTATGGCTGGACGTTTGTTCCGTACCTGCACGCTTTTGGCGCCGATGTTTTCCGCCACGTACCAGACGATCTGATGCCAACGCTGACTACTCCGGAAGCGGTCGCCGCTGTCGAATACTATGCCGGCCTGATTCGTGAGTTCGGACCCAACGGCGCCGTGAGCTATACGCCGGATCAGGTGACACTGGCGCTTAAGCAGGGACGGGTGAATTTTTCTGACCTTGGACAATTGAATCTGGCTCAGTTGGGTGACCCGGCCTCAAGCCGCACCGTGCACACAGTCAAATTCGGATTAGCACCAAAAGGACCGGCCGGACGCTTCCCCGGTACAAGTGTCCACGGCCTGGGCATACCTGCCGGTTCCAAAAACAAAGAAGCCGCCTGGGCCTTCATTCAATGGGCGCTGTCAAAAGAAACCACTGCCAAAGCCATTGCTGCAGGCTATGGCTCTCCCGCCCGATTATCGGATATCAAATCAGAGACCTTCCGCAAGCGGCAATTGATCAATGGTTCGGATCTGGCACAACTGGCACTCGATAGCATCGAAATGGCATCGGCCAGCGGCCATATGAAATATCGTACCGTCTCTGTCTATCCCCAGATCGATCAGCAGATTAATAAAGTGATTCCGCTGGTCGTCACCGGACAGCTGTCGGCCAGGCAGGCACTGGAACAGGCGCAGACGCAATCGGTTGCCCAGTTGCGTCGTTCGGGTATCAAATTATCATGA
- the typA gene encoding translational GTPase TypA, with the protein MSRALRNVAIIAHVDHGKTTLVDQLLRQSGTFRDNQQVAERVMDSNDIEKERGITILSKNCAVEYEGTHINIIDTPGHADFGGEVERVLSMVDGVLLLVDAVEGPMPQTRFVTKKALALGLKPIVVVNKIDRPGARPDFAIDTTFDLFDKLGATEEQLDFPIVYASGLSGYAGLTDDVRDGDMRPLFDAILQHVPQREDDKEAPLQLQIISLDYNSYVGKIGVGRINRGRIRPGQEVAIRFGEDGEQSKGRVNQVLKFKGLEREQVDSAEAGDIVLINGIEEIGIGCTLCDPNNPEPLPMLKIDEPTLNMNFMVNTSPLAGREGKFVTSRQIRDRLNLELKSNVALRVRDTGDDTVFEVSGRGELHLTILIENMRREGFELAVSRPRVVYKEIDGVRHEPMELLTVDVEDDHQGGVMEELGRRKGELLDMQSDGRGRTRMEYRIPARGLIGFQSEFLSMTRGTGLMSHIFDDYAPVREGSIGERRNGVLISQDNGDAVAYALWKLQDRGRMFVSPGEALYEGMIIGIHSRDNDLVVNPIKGKQLTNVRASGTDEAVRLVPPIKLNLEYAVEFIDEDELVEVTPKNIRLRKRHLLEHERKRAAREGN; encoded by the coding sequence ATGAGCCGAGCGCTCCGTAACGTTGCGATTATTGCGCACGTTGACCATGGGAAAACAACGCTGGTCGATCAGCTTTTACGTCAGTCCGGTACGTTCCGCGACAACCAGCAGGTTGCCGAGCGCGTGATGGATTCGAACGATATCGAAAAAGAACGTGGTATTACGATTCTGTCCAAGAACTGTGCGGTCGAATATGAAGGCACGCACATCAATATTATTGACACCCCGGGACACGCCGACTTCGGCGGTGAGGTAGAACGCGTACTGTCGATGGTTGACGGTGTGCTGCTGCTGGTGGATGCGGTTGAAGGCCCCATGCCGCAAACGCGTTTTGTGACCAAGAAAGCACTGGCACTGGGTTTGAAGCCTATCGTGGTTGTCAATAAAATTGACCGTCCCGGTGCACGTCCTGATTTCGCTATTGATACAACGTTTGATCTGTTCGACAAACTCGGTGCAACTGAAGAGCAGCTGGATTTCCCGATTGTGTATGCATCCGGCCTGAGTGGCTATGCCGGTCTGACCGATGACGTTCGTGACGGTGATATGCGTCCGCTGTTTGACGCTATCCTGCAGCATGTGCCACAACGTGAAGACGATAAAGAAGCACCGCTGCAGTTGCAGATCATTTCGCTGGACTACAACAGCTACGTGGGTAAAATCGGCGTGGGTCGTATCAATCGTGGCCGGATTCGTCCAGGCCAGGAAGTGGCTATTCGTTTCGGTGAAGACGGTGAACAAAGCAAGGGCCGTGTCAATCAGGTGCTGAAATTCAAAGGCCTGGAGCGTGAGCAGGTTGACAGCGCCGAAGCCGGCGACATTGTTTTGATCAATGGTATTGAAGAGATTGGTATCGGCTGCACCCTGTGCGACCCTAACAATCCTGAACCACTGCCGATGCTCAAAATTGACGAGCCAACCCTGAACATGAACTTCATGGTTAATACTTCGCCGCTGGCAGGTCGCGAAGGCAAGTTCGTGACCAGCCGTCAGATACGTGATCGCCTGAATCTGGAGCTCAAATCCAATGTGGCCTTGCGTGTACGTGATACCGGAGACGATACCGTTTTTGAAGTATCAGGCCGAGGCGAGCTGCATCTGACCATTCTGATCGAAAATATGCGTCGCGAAGGCTTTGAGCTGGCGGTGTCTCGTCCGCGCGTAGTCTACAAGGAAATTGACGGCGTTCGTCACGAACCAATGGAACTGCTGACCGTTGACGTGGAAGATGATCATCAGGGCGGCGTGATGGAAGAGCTGGGTCGTCGCAAGGGTGAGCTGCTGGACATGCAATCGGATGGTCGTGGCCGCACCCGTATGGAATATCGTATTCCTGCGCGTGGCCTGATTGGCTTTCAGAGTGAGTTCCTGTCCATGACTCGTGGTACCGGTCTGATGAGTCATATTTTTGATGACTATGCACCCGTACGTGAAGGCAGCATTGGTGAGCGCCGCAATGGTGTTTTGATCAGTCAGGACAATGGCGATGCGGTTGCCTATGCCTTGTGGAAATTGCAGGATCGTGGTCGCATGTTTGTGTCTCCCGGTGAAGCTCTGTACGAAGGCATGATTATCGGTATTCACAGTCGCGATAATGATCTGGTGGTTAACCCAATCAAGGGTAAGCAACTGACCAACGTGCGTGCTTCCGGTACCGATGAGGCCGTCCGCCTGGTGCCGCCTATCAAGCTGAACCTGGAATATGCGGTTGAGTTTATTGACGAAGACGAACTGGTGGAGGTAACACCTAAAAACATTCGCCTGCGTAAGCGTCATCTGCTGGAGCACGAACGCAAACGTGCTGCACGTGAAGGCAATTGA